One part of the Halopenitus persicus genome encodes these proteins:
- a CDS encoding electron transfer flavoprotein subunit alpha/FixB family protein, with amino-acid sequence MADPAVLAVAEHRRGELREISLELLTAGRELADAIGGELHVAVVSGDVEAHADSLNREGVDAIHTVAVGEEFDHSVYQGAVEALVDAHDPTTLLLPNSVNGLDYAPAVAESLGVPLVTDAIDVAYDDALTVTREQYGSKVETTIEVDGDRFAITIRGGEWPAATGAGEATIESFDAAVDPGESGARVQGYEEVGDGDVDIADADVLVSVGRGIEEEENLELIFDLAEAMGATVSSSRPIVDNGWLPKNRQVGQSGKVVTPDVYLAVGISGAVQHVAGMKGAETIIAVNTDPNAPIFDIADYGIVGDLFEIVPELIDDFE; translated from the coding sequence ATGGCCGACCCCGCCGTCCTCGCCGTGGCCGAACACCGTCGCGGCGAGCTGCGCGAGATCTCCCTCGAGCTACTCACGGCCGGCCGCGAGCTCGCGGACGCCATCGGCGGCGAGCTCCACGTCGCGGTCGTCTCCGGCGACGTCGAGGCGCACGCCGACTCGCTCAACCGCGAAGGCGTCGACGCGATCCACACGGTCGCGGTCGGCGAGGAGTTTGACCACTCCGTCTACCAGGGCGCCGTCGAGGCGCTGGTGGACGCACACGACCCGACGACCCTTCTCCTTCCCAACTCGGTCAACGGGCTCGATTACGCGCCCGCGGTCGCGGAGAGCCTCGGGGTCCCGCTCGTCACCGACGCGATCGACGTCGCCTATGACGACGCACTGACCGTGACCCGCGAGCAGTACGGCTCGAAGGTCGAAACGACCATCGAGGTCGACGGCGACCGGTTCGCGATCACGATCCGGGGCGGCGAGTGGCCGGCCGCGACGGGGGCCGGCGAGGCGACCATTGAGTCGTTCGACGCTGCCGTCGATCCCGGCGAGTCCGGCGCGCGCGTCCAGGGGTACGAGGAGGTCGGCGACGGCGACGTCGACATCGCCGACGCGGACGTGCTCGTGTCGGTCGGTCGCGGGATCGAGGAGGAGGAGAACCTCGAGCTGATCTTCGATCTCGCGGAGGCGATGGGCGCGACGGTCTCGTCCTCGCGGCCGATCGTGGACAACGGGTGGCTGCCGAAGAACCGGCAGGTCGGTCAGTCGGGCAAGGTCGTGACGCCGGACGTCTACCTCGCTGTCGGGATCTCCGGAGCGGTCCAGCACGTCGCGGGGATGAAGGGAGCGGAGACGATCATCGCGGTCAACACCGATCCGAACGCGCCCATCTTCGACATCGCGGACTACGGCATCGTCGGCGATCTCTTCGAGATCGTTCCGGAACTCATCGACGACTTCGAGTAG
- a CDS encoding ArsR/SmtB family transcription factor encodes MSGEDLIEVLGNKYNTEILAAADDPKSAQELSDELDVPIATCYRRIDELEEADLIELHDRPLSDDRRRVKVYRRRVDSVVVEFHDGVSIELTERTSAANRLDEAWRSLSNA; translated from the coding sequence ATGTCGGGGGAAGACTTGATAGAGGTGCTCGGGAACAAGTACAACACGGAGATCCTCGCGGCCGCCGACGACCCCAAGTCGGCACAGGAGCTCAGCGACGAGCTCGACGTCCCGATCGCGACGTGTTACCGCCGGATCGACGAACTGGAGGAGGCGGACCTGATCGAGCTACACGACCGGCCGCTCTCGGACGACCGTCGGCGGGTGAAGGTCTATCGACGGCGGGTCGACAGCGTCGTCGTGGAGTTTCACGACGGCGTCTCGATAGAGCTCACCGAGCGGACCAGCGCCGCGAACCGACTCGACGAGGCCTGGCGGAGCCTCTCGAACGCCTAG
- a CDS encoding RAD55 family ATPase, with amino-acid sequence MSHLVSTGVDGLDSILGGGITAQSTVLVSGNPGTGKSIFGIQYLYTGATEHGDRGVYVSFEENEEDIREAAESIGFEEFGDLVDDGEIVILDKREMLRIEDFTETIDRLLETVSEGEFDRLVLDSLSMFQLFFEDEHEKRTSLLKFSDILKQSGLTSLLINEQGAVFPDTEIGLENFLTDGNVYLIQTPTESGVNRYVWVAKMRKQDIDTDIFPLEIGAGGLTVHDQAGGFAMMERSESPF; translated from the coding sequence ATGTCACACCTCGTCTCGACCGGCGTCGACGGTCTGGACTCGATCCTGGGCGGTGGGATCACCGCACAGTCGACGGTGCTCGTCTCCGGAAACCCGGGGACGGGGAAGAGCATCTTCGGGATTCAGTACCTCTACACCGGGGCGACCGAACACGGCGACCGGGGCGTGTACGTCTCGTTCGAGGAGAACGAGGAGGACATCCGGGAGGCTGCCGAGTCGATCGGGTTCGAGGAGTTCGGCGACCTCGTCGACGACGGCGAGATCGTCATCCTGGATAAACGTGAGATGCTCCGCATCGAGGACTTCACCGAGACGATCGACCGGCTCCTCGAGACGGTCTCCGAGGGCGAGTTCGACCGGCTCGTGCTCGACTCGCTGTCGATGTTCCAGCTCTTCTTCGAGGACGAGCACGAGAAACGGACCTCCCTCCTGAAGTTCTCCGACATCCTCAAGCAGAGCGGCCTGACCTCGCTTTTGATCAACGAACAGGGTGCGGTCTTCCCGGACACGGAGATCGGGCTGGAGAACTTTCTCACCGACGGGAACGTCTACCTGATCCAGACGCCGACCGAGTCGGGAGTCAATCGGTACGTGTGGGTCGCCAAGATGCGGAAACAGGACATCGACACCGACATCTTCCCGCTCGAGATCGGAGCGGGGGGACTCACCGTCCACGACCAGGCCGGCGGGTTCGCGATGATGGAGCGGTCGGAATCGCCCTTCTGA